From one Anopheles bellator chromosome 1, idAnoBellAS_SP24_06.2, whole genome shotgun sequence genomic stretch:
- the LOC131214051 gene encoding MOG interacting and ectopic P-granules protein 1 isoform X1, with protein sequence MGAGGAAGVLMTGAGSNFAKVVPPSLTPVTPLLPALTDDMFVLEAPSFIVPYIYEKPPVDNLRDIVDDLEVKIKEMRKTLEEAGGSVDPHGVETADAAESPDKKDAASNQQTAAAADASATAEASAPDTAEKAPADTSRKRKRPTDDDDEWDELDTSTDDEASDEEQKTKVLIKEVKADIESHIILPSSEKDVLGGGGSGVGSGSTAGGGDAKKSENYFENPLGKFFMNIGINLVQEFVQTDLLRQQKRKRDREGKPSPSTQLAINSLMKNLEQSKENNKPYKFEVKRCEYCPFRSESSLVMAHHYETPHMRNFVYKCNFCAYETRPPHDILFHMEAVHNIKGRMEKALSYHHCPNCLFEDNGKSKLARHAVACAKKFRPEINLNPPVDWEPPAKIPRIKPKHGLVGTATAYQAMTAQQQKNLALANQQRINQQHVQQSVQLTQQHLAAHQALQQQQQQHAQSLAAAQQHLGIVSVNAANVNNLANLSPAAQAAAMRARAVGSGGAGNMGGVGRAPSIIPSPTGITAAAAASLRTAGGAGVNVAAAASAAIRNTLAGAGMNSLNAGRSLLANTNSSITIQNVSNMKTTKTAQPPSISITPLPRQSSSSSANMANIAGALSKLQSQGTAVKPGQIPGGGKTAFVVCEICDGYIKDLDQLRNHMQWIHKVKIHPKMIYNRPPLNCQKCQYRFFTDQGLERHLLGSHGLVTSSMQEAANKGKDAGRCPVCGRVYQWKLLNHVSRDHSMTLKPAHLSYKCTVCTATFGMYKQFESHVYSAHSTVAKKTVDSKGKGGGNVQQSAMNLIGNSAASSAGSGTSSSGMRGSGGGDSLLKPLKINDEITIIPQPTSNSSKMMKTIELESHVID encoded by the exons atgggtgctggtggtgcggcGGGTGTACTGATGACGGGTGCTGGTTCAAACTTCGCCAAGGTTGTGCCACCATCCTTGACCCCGGTCACTCCCCTGCTGCCCGCCCTAACCGACGATATGTTCGTGCTGGAGGCCCCATCGTTTATCGTTCCGTACATCTACGAGAAGCCGCCGGTCGACAATCTGCGCGACATCGTCGACGACCTGGAGGTGAAGATCAAGGAGATGCGCAAAACGTTGGAAGAGGCCGGCGGATCGGTCGATCCACACGGCGTGGAGACGGCAGACGCGGCGGAAAGTCCGGACAAAAAGGACGCCGCCAGCAACCAACAgacagcggcagcggcggacgCTAGTGCGACCGCCGAAGCATCGGCGCCTGATACGGCTGAGAAGGCACCCGCCGATACcagccggaagcggaagcgacccacggacgacgatgacgagtgGGACGAGCTGGACAcgtccaccgacgacgaagcgtCGGACGAGGAGCAGAAGACGAAGGTGTTGATCAAGGAGGTGAAAGCGGACATCGAGTCGCACATCATCCTGCCGTCGTCGGAGAAGGATGTCCTCGGTGGTGGGGGCAGCGGCGTGGGCAGTGGGAGcacggccggtggtggggacGCCAAAAAGTCGGAGAACTACTTCGAGAACCCGCTCGGCAAGTTCTTCATGAACATCGGCATCAATCTGGTGCAGGAGTTCGTGCAGACCGATCTGCTGCGGCAGCAGAAGCGAAAGCGCGACCGGGAGGGCAAGCCGTCACCGAGCACGCAGCTCGCGATCAACTCGCTGATGAAGAACCTGGAGCAGAGCAAGGAGAACAACAAACCGTACAAGTTCGAGGTGAAGCGCTGCGAGTActgcccgttccgttccgagtcGTCACTAGTGATGGCGCACCACTACGAGACGCCACACATGCGCAACTTCGTCTACAAGTGTAACTTCTGTGCGTACGAGACGCGGCCACCGCACGACATCCTCTTCCACATGGAGGCGGTCCACAACATCAAGGGGCGCATGGAGAAGGCGCTCTCGTACCACCACTGCCCGAACTGTCTGTTCGAGGACAACGGCAAATCGAAGCTCGCCCGGCACGCGGTGGCGTGCGCGAAAAAGTTCCGGCCCGAGATCAACCTCAATCCTCCGGTCGACTGGGAGCCGCCGGCAAAGATACCGCGCATCAAACCGAAGCACGGTCTCGTCGGCACCGCCACGGCCTATCAG GCAATGaccgcgcagcagcagaagaacCTAGCCCTTGCCAACCAGCAGCGCATCAATCAGCAGCACGTGCAGCAGTCGGTGCAGCTGACGCAGCAACATCTCGCCGCACACCAGgccctgcagcagcaacagcagcagcacgcccaATCGCTCGCTGCCGCCCAACAGCACCTCGGCATCGTGTCCGTGAACGCCGCGAACGTGAACAACCTAGCGAACCTATCGCCCGCCGCACAGGCGGCCGCCATGCGGGCCCGAGCCGTCGgctccggtggtgctggcaACATGGGAGGAGTTGGCAGGGCACCGTCCATCATTCCGTCGCCGACGGGcatcacggcggcggcggccgccagccTGCGAACGGCCGGGGGCGCCGGTGTGAACGTGGCGGCCGCAGCGTCCGCCGCTATCCGCAACACattggccggtgccggaatg AACTCACTCAACGCCGGAAGATCACTTCTTGCCAATACCAACTCCTCAATAACAATTCAG AATGTTTCCAATATGAAGACAACGAAAACGGCTCAACCGCCCAGCATCTCGATCACGCCACTCCCGCGCCAATCGTCGTCGAGCAGTGCAAACATGGCGAACATTGCCGGCGCGCTATCAAAGCTACAGTCCCAGGGCACAGCCGTCAAGCCGGGTCAAATCCCGGGCGGAGGCAAGACCGCGTTCGTGGTGTGCGAAATCTGCGACGGATACATCAAAGACTTGGACCAGCTGCGCAACCATATGCAGTGGATACACAAAGTGAAG ATACACCCGAAAATGATCTACAATCGGCCACCGTTAAATTGTCAAAAGTGTCAGTATCGGTTCTTCACCGACCAGGGTCTCGAACGGCATCTGCTTGGTTCGCACGGTCTCGTCACCAGCTCGATGCAGGAGGCCGCCAACAAGGGAAAGGATGCGGGCCGCTGTCCGGTGTGCGGCAGG GTGTACCAATGGAAGTTACTCAACCACGTGTCCCGCGATCACAGCATGACATTGAAACCTGCCCACCTTTCGTACAAGTGTACCGTCTGCACCGCGACCTTCGGCATGTACAAACAGTTCGAGAGTCACGTCTACTCGGCGCACAGCACGGTAGCGAAGAAGACTGTGGACAGCAAGGGCAAAGGTGGGGGAAACGTGCAGCAAAGCGCCATGAACCTCATCGGCAACTCGGCGGCATCGTCGGCGGGTAGTGGAACGTCCTCGTCTGGGATgcgcggcagcggcggtggcgattcGCTGCTTAAACCGCTCAAGATCAACGACGAAATCACGATCATCCCGCAGCCCActtccaacagcagcaaaatgatgaaaacGATCGAGCTCGAAAGTCACGTTATAG ATTAA
- the LOC131215752 gene encoding protein qua-1-like, producing MGEVGANATETTTAATDELPKENGEVNGTVAPEVVSLKKAAVVAAANPKGNSSRRSTEGASEEETADDAEDGGCGDVDGQKTVASSEPDADKEEKEEEEETSKASKKVVNQVAKEVDAAEEQDEEEEKQTDGSGRGTTTPPARAPSSERGSPKVTDASEGDGTQSKQPNSSSSGSNKRRHSSSSSETAATTMNSSRSSAENGGTKRPPAPSKTPSSSPVVLPNLAEVTIEKLPQRKDDQARTQKKVKVDGVGVIDLDLDDDDDEEEEAAAHDGSGHGKAKQGGSQQNGRELDGGNSSGKARSSGDNGSVDRSVVRATEVDRSSSVTQNGHQESEVDGDVAQKMNPGKPKGNRPVVDIMMKQVEDGEEDEEEDEGEEDDDKPVSINSDSDGGGVVAAPAESENQHRSTVKPKVTDEAEQQLVAENQKKKKAEGSDRPPAADTVRVATPEVVQKSLHSGSSSKPANGGFPVAISNQNGDGSGDCDGDVTFLSDKEDDCVVIEDDEVDGELPPTTGSAKTPMVTESGTVRSRSSASRSRRSLPPVTMLHTGGGAPPSLVSTDDEDDDDDDDDIQEIIDDPLAPETVGGAMRGSGSLLAAVGGGGQLGSYPLAYKGSSQKSLLMNSAGGASMLGSTGSGSGTGKDPPTLVIIDTNTLMNNQRSANVLGAAGAATSGIGSNASLLAKAAAMAAGGSPVGGGAFVC from the exons ATGGGCGAAGTCGGCGCGAATGCCACggaaacgacgacggcggcgaccgaTGAGCTGCCGAAGGAAAACGGAGAGGTGAACGGGACGGTGGCACCAGAGGTAGTGTCCCTGAAGAAGGCAGCAGTAGTGGCCGCTGCGAACCCGAAGGgaaacagcagcaggcgcAGCACCGAAGGGGCCAGTGAGGAAGAGACTGCCGACGACGCTGAGGACGGCGGCTGTGGTGACGTCGACGGACAGAAAACGGTTGCCAGCAGCGAACCGGACGCagacaaagaagaaaaagaagaagaagaagaaacgtcAAAGGCATCGAAGAAGGTGGTGAACCAGGTGGCCAAGGAAGTGGATGCTGCCGAGGAAcaagacgaagaagaggaaaaacaaaccgacgGCAGTGGCCGTGGCACAACAACGCCGCCAGCGCGAGCGCCATCTAGCGAGCGAGGTTCCCCAAAAGTGACAGACGCTAGTGAGGGCGACGGTACGCAATCAAAGcaacccaacagcagcagtagtggcAGCAACAAACGTCGTcacagtagcagtagcagcgaaACGGCGGCAACCACCATGAACAGCAGCCGGTCGAGTGCAGAAAATGGTGGTACCAAGAGACCACCCGCCCCGTCAAAAactccatcgtcgtcgccggtggtgctgccaaACCTGGCGGAAGTGACGATTGAAAAATTGCCCCAGAGAAAAGACGATCAGGCCAGGACGCAGAAGAAGGTGAAGGTCGACGGAGTAGGGGTCATCGATCTCGAcctggacgatgacgacgatgaagagGAGGAGGCGGCGGCACACGATGGTAGTGGCCATGGTAAGGCCAAGCAAGGCGGTTCACAGCAAAATGGAAGGGAACTGGACGGAGGTAACTCCTCCGGGAAGGCGAGAAGTTCCGGTGACAACGGATCAGTGGATCGCTCCGTCGTCAGAGCGACAGAAGTGGATCGCAGTTCCAGCGTGACCCAGAATGGTCACCAAGAGTCGGAGGTTGACGGCGATGTGGCGCAGAAAATGAATCCCGGGAAGCCGAAAGGaaaccgaccggtggtggacaTAATGATGAAGCAGGTAGAGGACGGCGAGGAGGATGAGGAGGAAGATGAGGGAGAAGAGGACGATGACAAACCGGTCAGTATAaactccgattccgatggcggtggcgtggtggcggcgccggcggaATCCGAGAACCAGCACCGATCCACggtgaaaccgaaagtgacGGACGAAGCCGAACAGCAGCTGGTGGCGGAGaaccagaagaaaaagaaggcgGAAGGTAGTGATCGGCCCCCGGCCGCGGACACGGTTCGAGTGGCGACGCCAGAGGTGGTCCAAAAATCGCTccacagcggcagcagcagtaagcCTGCGAACGGCGGGTTTCCTGTTGCCATTAGCAACCAGAACGGTGATGGTAGTGGTGACTGTGATGGTGACGTAACGTTCCTGAGCGACAAGGAGGACGATTGCGTGGTGATAGAGGACGATGAGGTGGATGGAGAGTTGCCGCCCACGACCGGAAGCGCAAAGACGCCGATGGTCACCGAATCCGGTACGGTGCGTTCGCGATCGAGCGCGTCCCGATCGCGAAGGTCGCTACCACCCGTGACCATGCTGCATACGGGAGGTGGAGCCCCACCCTCCCTGGTGTCCAcggacgatgaggacgacgacgacgacgacgacgacataCAGGAGATCATCGACGATCCACTTGCGCCAGAGACGGTCGGTGGGGCGATGCGGGGTTCTGGatcgctgctggcggcggtcggtggtggcggtcagCTCGGTTCGTACCCGCTGGCATACAAGGGGTCATCGCAAAAATCGCTCCTGATGAACAGTGCCGGCGGGGCATCGATGCTGGGCTCGACGGGAAGCGGATCGGGAACCGGAAAGGACCCACCGACACTGGTCATCAtcgacaccaacacactgaTGAACAATCAACGCTCGGCGAACGTTCTCGGAGCTGCCGGAGCGGCAACGTCGGGTATTGGGAGCAATGCTTCCTTACTGGCCAAAGCCGCTGCTATGGCTGCGGGAGGAAGTCCCGTGGGAGGAGGAGCATTCG TTTGCTAA
- the LOC131214051 gene encoding MOG interacting and ectopic P-granules protein 1 isoform X2 gives MGAGGAAGVLMTGAGSNFAKVVPPSLTPVTPLLPALTDDMFVLEAPSFIVPYIYEKPPVDNLRDIVDDLEVKIKEMRKTLEEAGGSVDPHGVETADAAESPDKKDAASNQQTAAAADASATAEASAPDTAEKAPADTSRKRKRPTDDDDEWDELDTSTDDEASDEEQKTKVLIKEVKADIESHIILPSSEKDVLGGGGSGVGSGSTAGGGDAKKSENYFENPLGKFFMNIGINLVQEFVQTDLLRQQKRKRDREGKPSPSTQLAINSLMKNLEQSKENNKPYKFEVKRCEYCPFRSESSLVMAHHYETPHMRNFVYKCNFCAYETRPPHDILFHMEAVHNIKGRMEKALSYHHCPNCLFEDNGKSKLARHAVACAKKFRPEINLNPPVDWEPPAKIPRIKPKHGLVGTATAYQAMTAQQQKNLALANQQRINQQHVQQSVQLTQQHLAAHQALQQQQQQHAQSLAAAQQHLGIVSVNAANVNNLANLSPAAQAAAMRARAVGSGGAGNMGGVGRAPSIIPSPTGITAAAAASLRTAGGAGVNVAAAASAAIRNTLAGAGMNVSNMKTTKTAQPPSISITPLPRQSSSSSANMANIAGALSKLQSQGTAVKPGQIPGGGKTAFVVCEICDGYIKDLDQLRNHMQWIHKVKIHPKMIYNRPPLNCQKCQYRFFTDQGLERHLLGSHGLVTSSMQEAANKGKDAGRCPVCGRVYQWKLLNHVSRDHSMTLKPAHLSYKCTVCTATFGMYKQFESHVYSAHSTVAKKTVDSKGKGGGNVQQSAMNLIGNSAASSAGSGTSSSGMRGSGGGDSLLKPLKINDEITIIPQPTSNSSKMMKTIELESHVID, from the exons atgggtgctggtggtgcggcGGGTGTACTGATGACGGGTGCTGGTTCAAACTTCGCCAAGGTTGTGCCACCATCCTTGACCCCGGTCACTCCCCTGCTGCCCGCCCTAACCGACGATATGTTCGTGCTGGAGGCCCCATCGTTTATCGTTCCGTACATCTACGAGAAGCCGCCGGTCGACAATCTGCGCGACATCGTCGACGACCTGGAGGTGAAGATCAAGGAGATGCGCAAAACGTTGGAAGAGGCCGGCGGATCGGTCGATCCACACGGCGTGGAGACGGCAGACGCGGCGGAAAGTCCGGACAAAAAGGACGCCGCCAGCAACCAACAgacagcggcagcggcggacgCTAGTGCGACCGCCGAAGCATCGGCGCCTGATACGGCTGAGAAGGCACCCGCCGATACcagccggaagcggaagcgacccacggacgacgatgacgagtgGGACGAGCTGGACAcgtccaccgacgacgaagcgtCGGACGAGGAGCAGAAGACGAAGGTGTTGATCAAGGAGGTGAAAGCGGACATCGAGTCGCACATCATCCTGCCGTCGTCGGAGAAGGATGTCCTCGGTGGTGGGGGCAGCGGCGTGGGCAGTGGGAGcacggccggtggtggggacGCCAAAAAGTCGGAGAACTACTTCGAGAACCCGCTCGGCAAGTTCTTCATGAACATCGGCATCAATCTGGTGCAGGAGTTCGTGCAGACCGATCTGCTGCGGCAGCAGAAGCGAAAGCGCGACCGGGAGGGCAAGCCGTCACCGAGCACGCAGCTCGCGATCAACTCGCTGATGAAGAACCTGGAGCAGAGCAAGGAGAACAACAAACCGTACAAGTTCGAGGTGAAGCGCTGCGAGTActgcccgttccgttccgagtcGTCACTAGTGATGGCGCACCACTACGAGACGCCACACATGCGCAACTTCGTCTACAAGTGTAACTTCTGTGCGTACGAGACGCGGCCACCGCACGACATCCTCTTCCACATGGAGGCGGTCCACAACATCAAGGGGCGCATGGAGAAGGCGCTCTCGTACCACCACTGCCCGAACTGTCTGTTCGAGGACAACGGCAAATCGAAGCTCGCCCGGCACGCGGTGGCGTGCGCGAAAAAGTTCCGGCCCGAGATCAACCTCAATCCTCCGGTCGACTGGGAGCCGCCGGCAAAGATACCGCGCATCAAACCGAAGCACGGTCTCGTCGGCACCGCCACGGCCTATCAG GCAATGaccgcgcagcagcagaagaacCTAGCCCTTGCCAACCAGCAGCGCATCAATCAGCAGCACGTGCAGCAGTCGGTGCAGCTGACGCAGCAACATCTCGCCGCACACCAGgccctgcagcagcaacagcagcagcacgcccaATCGCTCGCTGCCGCCCAACAGCACCTCGGCATCGTGTCCGTGAACGCCGCGAACGTGAACAACCTAGCGAACCTATCGCCCGCCGCACAGGCGGCCGCCATGCGGGCCCGAGCCGTCGgctccggtggtgctggcaACATGGGAGGAGTTGGCAGGGCACCGTCCATCATTCCGTCGCCGACGGGcatcacggcggcggcggccgccagccTGCGAACGGCCGGGGGCGCCGGTGTGAACGTGGCGGCCGCAGCGTCCGCCGCTATCCGCAACACattggccggtgccggaatg AATGTTTCCAATATGAAGACAACGAAAACGGCTCAACCGCCCAGCATCTCGATCACGCCACTCCCGCGCCAATCGTCGTCGAGCAGTGCAAACATGGCGAACATTGCCGGCGCGCTATCAAAGCTACAGTCCCAGGGCACAGCCGTCAAGCCGGGTCAAATCCCGGGCGGAGGCAAGACCGCGTTCGTGGTGTGCGAAATCTGCGACGGATACATCAAAGACTTGGACCAGCTGCGCAACCATATGCAGTGGATACACAAAGTGAAG ATACACCCGAAAATGATCTACAATCGGCCACCGTTAAATTGTCAAAAGTGTCAGTATCGGTTCTTCACCGACCAGGGTCTCGAACGGCATCTGCTTGGTTCGCACGGTCTCGTCACCAGCTCGATGCAGGAGGCCGCCAACAAGGGAAAGGATGCGGGCCGCTGTCCGGTGTGCGGCAGG GTGTACCAATGGAAGTTACTCAACCACGTGTCCCGCGATCACAGCATGACATTGAAACCTGCCCACCTTTCGTACAAGTGTACCGTCTGCACCGCGACCTTCGGCATGTACAAACAGTTCGAGAGTCACGTCTACTCGGCGCACAGCACGGTAGCGAAGAAGACTGTGGACAGCAAGGGCAAAGGTGGGGGAAACGTGCAGCAAAGCGCCATGAACCTCATCGGCAACTCGGCGGCATCGTCGGCGGGTAGTGGAACGTCCTCGTCTGGGATgcgcggcagcggcggtggcgattcGCTGCTTAAACCGCTCAAGATCAACGACGAAATCACGATCATCCCGCAGCCCActtccaacagcagcaaaatgatgaaaacGATCGAGCTCGAAAGTCACGTTATAG ATTAA